CCGGGTCAGCACCTGTTCGTGCGGCAGCGCCTTGAGGGCCTGCGGTCCGTCCATCGAACGCACGGCGCGGTCGACGTGCTGGTCCACGAGCGCGGGCCAGCCTCGAGGTCCCCGTCTGTCGTTGTGGCAGACGGCCGCGAGGTTCGTGAGTCCGAACCGCCAGCCCGAGCCCGTGGTCACGCGCCCCGACTCGACGGTCACCTCGATGCCGCGCCCCGCGAAGGCGTCACGGACCAGGACCCGCAACCGCGCGGCCTCCGCCTCCGACAGATACGTGAACTCCCGGTCGCGCGGCTGCTCCACGCCGTCACGACGCTGTCCGCGCCGCCCGAACATGCCCACAAGGCCCCCTCCGTATCGAGGACGCGGATCATAATCGCGGCTGGTAAGAGCTCCTTCTCACCCGGCGAGGAGGCATGTGTCACGGCGGCACGACGCCCCGGTGAGCGGATGCCGGCGGGCAGGCCCGTGCCCTCGGCGGCCGACCTCTACCCCTCGCTCAGGGTCTCCTGGCCGGCCGGGAACTCGTGCTCCCACGGTCGGGGTCCCCCGCCCTCCTGCCAGCGCAGGAGGTCTCGCCCGTCGATGCAGACGATGCCGCACTGCCCGGCGTACTCGAGCGCGGGACCGGTGAAGTCGCTGGTGGTGACGACGACGGCGACATCGGCGCCGTGAACGGTGTAACACGTGCCGCCGAACCGCTGCATGTCCTGGGAACCGACTCGGTTGGCGTCGCAGTAGCGCTTGCACTGGATGACGACCAGGCGTCCGTCCGGCGTCCGCGCCACGACGTCCGCGCCCAGGTCACCGGCCCCGCCCACGACGTCGACGTCCCGGCAGCCGTCGCGTCGGCACAGGTCCGCTATCGCCTGCTCGAACTCGTCGGGGTCCAGGGCCTCGTAGGCGATCTCCTCGGTGTCGACGACGGCCTGCTCCACGGGGGCCACGGAGTCGAATGGGTCGCGGGGGTCGACGAGGAGAAGTGTCCGTTCCGTGCCGTCGCGCCCGGCGGGGGGTTCGGCCGCAGGGTCGGGCGCGGGTGCGGAGGCGGGGGACGGGGCGGGTGACGGGGCGTCGAGGACTTCGACCGCGGTCATCGTGGCCTCGTCCAGGGCCGCCGCGGCGCGGCGCGCGAGCCTCGCCGCCGATATCCTGCGCCCGCCGCGGCGACCCGCCACGACGGCGCCCGCTGCCACGAGGGCGAGCGCGACGGCCCAGGCGGGACGGCGTTCGGCGGCGGCCGCAGCCGTTCGGGCGACCGTTCCCACCAGGGTCAGCAGCACGGCCAGCAGGACGAAGTACACGGCCGTCGCCCGGAGTTCGAACCGGCGGGGTCGGCGCACGGGACGCGGAGCACGTACGGGTACGGCCATGGTGATGCTTCCTCCCCGAGGACGTCAATGAAGATCAAAAGCCGTCTTCCCAGGTACGGATGGTTTACGGATGCTTCTGACGGGCGTCCGCGATCACGCCTGCCCGCAGTGCCGCGGTGGCGTGACGTGCGGTGCTGTGCGGAGCGGTGAATCCGATGCCGTGCACACGCCGTCGCGGCGGCCGGGCGCCAATCCGCCTCGCCGAACCGCGCCCGCTCGTAGGCTGCGACCATGCAGCAATCCGAGATCATGCAGCGAGTCGTCGGCATCCTCACCGAGGCGATCGAGATGCGGCGACAGGTCCGCGAGAACCCGGACGCCAAGGCGGCGCTGACGGGCTCCGTCTCCGCGCTCCTCGCGGAGACGCTGCCCGAGATCAAGCTGCCCGCCGACGCCACCGCCCAGGAGACCACGGCCATCATCACGGAGGCGCTGGGACCGGCCATCCTCACTCTCTCCACCTGCTTCTCCTACGCCTTCGTGCACCTGGCCGAGGTCCACGACGAGGGGAACACCGACACCTCGACCGCCGACGTCCTGCGGTCCCTGTCCCTCCAGTTCGCGCGGCGGGACGACGCCTGAACCCGACGCCGTGCCGGCCGTACCCGGGGCCCATGTCCGGCGCCCCGGGCATCCCGTCCTGAGAGTCCCCCAGTGATCGAAGCGTCCATCGCGGCCGTGCCCGGGCTGCTCGTCTCCTTCCTGGTCCTCGCCGTCGTCGTGGCGGTTCCCACCGCACTGGTGGCGAGAGCCCTCGGCAGGCCCTGGCCGGTGCGCACGGCCCTGGCCGTCGAGCTGGCCGGCGTCCTGGCGGTGACACTGTTCCCCGGCGACGCCGGCCTCCAGGGGTGGCAGTGCGACACGGGAGCGCCCTCGCACCTGTTCACGTCGGAGGGTTCCCTGCTGAACACGGCCCTTTTCGCACCGGCCGGGTTTCTGGCCGTTCTGGTGTTCCGGCGGCCCGTCACGGTGGCTGTCGCGGGCGCGGCCCTGAGTGCGGCGGTCGAACTGACGCAGTCGGCCGTGCCGTTGGGCCGCTCGTGCAGCGTGACCGATCTCGCGGCGAACGCGACGGGGGCCGTGGCCGGTTCCCTGGCCGGGGCGCTGTGGCTCTGGCTGCGACACACTCCCCCGCGCCGGCCGCTGCGCGATCTCCTGGGAGGCGTCACCCTCGCCGCGGCCGGCGCGATGGCGGTGGCGGCGGTCTTCGACAGCCGGGTCACCGGGGTGAACATCGTGGCTCTTGACGAGCAGAAACGCGACCTCGTCGAGTCCTCCGTGCAGGCAGGCGAGTGGCTCACTGCCGTGGCCGAGGGCATCTACGGCAGCGGCACCGAGGTCACCGGGTCCGCCACGGAGGAGAGCGGTGGCCGGCTGAAGATCACCGTGGACACGAACCGCGGCAGCGTCTCGGGCTGGTGGCCCGACAAGGAACTGCTCAGCGCCTCGTCGTCGAACCGGCGTG
The window above is part of the Streptomyces sp. NBC_00425 genome. Proteins encoded here:
- a CDS encoding VanZ family protein codes for the protein MIEASIAAVPGLLVSFLVLAVVVAVPTALVARALGRPWPVRTALAVELAGVLAVTLFPGDAGLQGWQCDTGAPSHLFTSEGSLLNTALFAPAGFLAVLVFRRPVTVAVAGAALSAAVELTQSAVPLGRSCSVTDLAANATGAVAGSLAGALWLWLRHTPPRRPLRDLLGGVTLAAAGAMAVAAVFDSRVTGVNIVALDEQKRDLVESSVQAGEWLTAVAEGIYGSGTEVTGSATEESGGRLKITVDTNRGSVSGWWPDKELLSASSSNRRGGAGSLSHKQVADAADEFARRWVPQYAAGRERTIRSVGDGPARTYRVTYRSRPEAGPTPVRLALTVDITAGDGTRDGADARVTGFSVGGAEDPAASRRP
- a CDS encoding restriction endonuclease, with product MAVPVRAPRPVRRPRRFELRATAVYFVLLAVLLTLVGTVARTAAAAAERRPAWAVALALVAAGAVVAGRRGGRRISAARLARRAAAALDEATMTAVEVLDAPSPAPSPASAPAPDPAAEPPAGRDGTERTLLLVDPRDPFDSVAPVEQAVVDTEEIAYEALDPDEFEQAIADLCRRDGCRDVDVVGGAGDLGADVVARTPDGRLVVIQCKRYCDANRVGSQDMQRFGGTCYTVHGADVAVVVTTSDFTGPALEYAGQCGIVCIDGRDLLRWQEGGGPRPWEHEFPAGQETLSEG